GTTAGTAAAGATTTTGAACCCTGATGTGGAGCCCATATGGTGCCTCCACTCTTGGAAACTTCATTAGCTTATCCCCTCCAACTTCTTCCCATCTGCAAACATAATACAAGATTCATGATCAGCTCATTAGCCTCTCCCTATGTGTGAGTGTGTAGatgaggggggggggggggggggggggggggggggggggggaaggaTGTGTGCGAGGGAGGAGAGAAACAAGAAGTGCTACTTGTTTGAGTAATTATCATCGGGATTTGTTCGAATTACCTGTATCTAATTACAAAGTAATGAAGAAATGTCGAGATTTCGGCAACCCCAAGCTCCTTCCCGGGGCACTGCCTTGTTCCTCCCCCAAACATCAAGTTGTTGTTTATGGACTCCTGGCTCTTATCCTGCATTGACACGATTTTTTGACATAGATCAGTAAATAATTTAGCTGCATATAGATATTATAATCTGACAGTTAAAAAACCAACTGCTTTTACGAACCAGCCATCGCCATGGATTGAATACCAATGGATCCGGGTACAAGTACGGGTTGTAGTTCATCTCTCTCGTGTAAATGTATATTCTCCATCCTTTCGGAATTACGAATCCTGTAAAAGAACACATCAAACACGACCCACAATAAGCGGGGGGACTATTGGACAATCGCATTACTATTGGGATAATTGCGGTAATATACATACCGTTAAGTTCCATATCTTGAGTGGTCTTCCTAAGAACCCCATTCACGATAGTAGCCAATCTTGAAGTCTCATATATCACCTGCATTAGAGAGGAGTTTTAAACTTTAGGTTGTTGAATTGGAACATAGCTGGGCAACAGAGAAGCGGAAGGTAAGATTGTTGGTCGCTAACCGCACGAGTAAAGCTCATCGACTTAAAGTCGTCCCACTCAATGGGATCCTCCGGCCTTTTCCTTCCTCTGATCTCCAAGTGCTCTTCCTGCTCAATGCAGAAAAACACATGCATGAGCAATCAAGAACTGGAACAACtgttccctttttctttttttttgggttgagGGCGTGGACTGGAGTGGGGACTTACTCTTAACTGTTGGAGGACTTTTGGGTGGTCATGAAGGTACTTGACAGCCATCATAGAAGTGGTGGAGACAGTCTCATACCCAGAATACAGTATGGTGATTATTTGGTCAATTATCTCCTCATCTGTCAGTTTCTGCCTGTTCTCGTCACTTCTCATCAGACTGCTAAGCATGTCCCTATGGTCATGAGTTTCCATGGAAGCCTTCCTCTCCTCTATCAGCTTCCTCAGCATGCTTATGATGTTCTTCCTCGCCTGAGTAAACCATACACAACGAAGGCAACCTCTTGCTCAGGGAAATGAACAGTCAGTTAATTAAGAACCTTAAAACAAGAAGATGGGTATATTCTGCTAGACAGGATTACCTGAAGCCCGCGTCGGTAGTTTGTCCCGGGAAGGTCTATAGGCAGTGAAAGAGTCCCGAGGACGAGCTTGAAGAATTCGGGCATGAACTCTTCCGACATGGGGCCCGATTCGATCCCAGCAATCTGCTTCAGAGATGAAAGGAGTGCCATCTGcatcaaataaacaaacataaAAACACAAATTAGACCATAATGAGATAGTAAGGACAAAAGTTTAATCTTTGGTATTGTTAATGGAACAGAGCCGACCTCTTTGGTCTTTTCTTGGATGTCAATGGTGGAGCTGTCCCAGTTGCTGAGGTGAGATCTCAGGAAGTGGTCGATTTTGGGCAAGAGCTGATCTCTGATCATGGTGGAGCTCACTAGTGAGAGCAGGGCGCCCCTCATGTACCTGTGGGTGGAGCCATGGACTGCTGCAATGTTGCATTTCCCCAGTATGTCGAGCATCGACTGCGGATAACCTGGGACGAGCCCTTTTGCCTCGTTCATCAGTACATATCGGTTTATGTCGGGATCCATCGACACGATTGTCGGGCACCCCAGTATGTGGGACTTGAAGAAGCTCCCATACCTGTATGCACCATTAAACGAGATTAGTTAATCACGGTGACACTATTCGATTGCTTGACACAAAGGGAAAATGCAGACAGAGCAGGGAGGaacagaggagagagagaatcatGCGGAAAAAGGAAGGACCTTGCTCTCTGGTTCTTCATGAAGTTGGGGCCTTGTTTGAGGAACTCGGTGGTCTCTCCGAAGACGGGCCAGCCCATCGTACCGGGGGGCAGGCCCTTCTTCCGGTACCGGACCTCGTTCCATTTGAGAAGAGCAGTGGAGAGGCAGAGCAAGCAGAGGATGAGTGCCACAAGAACCAGAACATAGACAGCCATTGATGATGTGGTTGCTTGGCTTGCTCTCTCCCTCCTAACTAAACCCCCTCAACTGTTTACAGAGACAGAAAGGGGAAAGAGAGGGACTTCGAGAGGGGGAGCTGTAAATGTTATGGGGCTTTGTCTGGTTTTATGTCACAAAGTACAAGTATATATAGGCCTTCTGTAGCCCTCCCTCTCCCCTCCTCTAGAGGTGGTTGAGACAGACAGAGTATAGACTGACTGCCAAATTCCCTCCCATATGACCATGGCCACGATAACAAGACCTGGCAACTATTACCACGGAACCGAAACAGCACAGAACCATTTGACAAGAAATCCGATTAGATTTCCAACCACGAAATGGCCGAGGTTCATCAACCGACTTCAATAAGGAATCAGACACGATACGATAACACGACATTGGTATATAGAGATGGGGAAGGGGTTGTGCAGTCTATTATACTTAGGGGGAGGGCCCTCTTGAGACCTGTGGAGATAAAAGCGTCTCCCGAGAAGGATTTATTAATGCCAAAAAAGAGGagggggagaaaaaaaaagaaagaggaaaatgggtaggtttttcttttattaggTTTTATATCATAACAGAGAACACCGCTCTGCTTGACAGATAGTTTGAAGCTTCCCTCTATTCTaattgaggaagaagaagaatgggctttcctctttttcctttatgaaatttatatatattcgtgCACTCAACTACCAACTGGATTCTTCAAGATCTCAGCCATGAATGAATGTCTGTTTCTTGCTCTTAGATCACCTTTAACCACTAAATATTTTTGTCATCAGGATTCAGAAAGTAAATCAGGGGTCAGAGTCGTCAGACATCATATATTGCATCAGTAAAACATGTAACGGGGGAGTCGGGGTACGCACTTTAGCTAAGAAATATTGGAAACCGACGGCGAGCAtgcataaaattttttattgttttcgagaatTCTGGAAGAAAATGAGCGATTCGTGattgcaattttatatttaatctCCTTTTGTTGATTTGAATTGAGAACCTGAATCTGATAGAGGAGGGGCTAATGATGAGAGAGGCACATGGAGGGCATGTTTTTTCCTAACAAAATGGACCAAGTAAGAAAGTCACTCAAAGTCCCCTCCTCACATGTCTGCctagaagaggaggaggagaagaagaagaagaaggtaggaaggaggaggaagaacaagaagaagaagaagatccaCTTTTCCTTTCCCAATCCCACCCCTCTCCTCACACCTTAACCTCTTCTCCATGGAATTTACAGAGCAGCCCACAAGAAGACAGCTTCTTGACTGCCATGTGAGGTAGTGGggaagagacagagagagataGAAAGAAGGAATTTTGAAAGTGTGGACAGTGGCCCTAATGGTAGTTTGAGGGCATTGTAGACTCTGAATTTTCCTGCCGAGGTTCTTCACTCTTCTGCATCCTTTGACTTCTTGCCCCTTCCATCTCTTTCCTCTGTTCATGTCTGCTCTGCATGCATTCTCAGCAACTGAATTTTcccaagatatatatatatatatatatatatatgtatgtatatatgtacaaaaaaaaaacaaagaagaagaagaagaagaagagaggcaTTTGACAGTATTAATTAGATTCCCTCAAAATAATGTCAAAATCCAATGTGCAATGTAACATGTCAAATGATGGGTGTATATAGGAAAaggcatttttaattttaattttggggGGAGGGGTGATAATGCATGAGGATAAAAAACATAGTCATCAAACCAATCAAATCAACTGATTAATATCAATTGGATTGCAACTTAAGTTAACCCTTGTggcttttgttttgttataaTTAGCTTCCAAATGGCCAGAGTGCCCTTTTTAACTCCCAATCATATTGACATTATAAAGATAGGAAATCATCATAGCCCCCGACCTGGAGTTCTTTGTTTTTTGGCTTCAATGATTGGACCATAAAGTTGCTCCAAAGGTTCCAACCAATCAGATTTTCCAGACAacactcctcctcctcctcctcctcctcctccacatCCGAAATCAGCGGGCATGCAGCTTGGTATCACTTATATCGATCTTAATTGATTTGATCCGTTGTGTCGTATGCACGCACAAGATCCTCTTAttgttaataaatatatatgatcttTCCAACCGACCAACTCCTCGAGTTCTTTCTGCCTCCCACCGCGTCTTTATGAATTCACTCATATTAATACAAGTTATCATCTTTGTTTTAGCTAAACAACAAAGTATGGTTTAATTCGGTTTTCATGTCAATCATGCATGTGAAGAAAGAAATTTTGTCTCGGATCTAACTAGGTCAAAGAATTAACCCAATTCTTGCACAGATCTTGTCATTCGAGGGAAATTAAACAGAAACAAATGACAACTGTTTATTGCTGCAATATCTAGAGAGACATGTATGATATGACTTGTGGCACCTAATCAAGAATACAATTTGGATAAGCATGAGATTTGAGCTCTTGTACCtgtggaatatatatagaattaaTGGAAGAGTCTAAAACTGACATGACCTTTCATAGATTCCAGCAGGACTGTCGTCTCCCTAGTGCAAAATATTGGAAGAAATCGACTTATTAGTACGTGCATATATCAACCAATGGAGTTCTAGAACAATCAAATCGAATTCAAATAGCCTGCCTGCTGACTCAAATGATTGCTCTCCCGTCATTCTTTTCACGGATGCCTATGTCAATCTATTTGTGGAAAATCTTATTATTGGAGCAGCCAGCTGAAAGAACATCTTCGTGGTCTAAAAGAAAAGTTAACTTGTTTATAGACGCTGTAGTTATTTCAGCCATCAAAACTCTGCAAATATACACGACATATGTTtcgttttttttataaataaatttcgaAGAGAGTGTGGGGATATATACATGCACAAAACAAACATGTAAAAATGTAATAGACTTATCGGTACCAATCTAGCTctcaaaagaaaagtaaagaaaaaaacaagaaaaggaGAGGGACATAACATAACAAATATTGCCCTTCACAGAAGGAACTGTTGACTGTTGTTGCCTTTGGATTTGGTGCAATGTCATTGTATTAGCTAGCTATATGGATCAGATTGTGTGAACGTGCACATTCCATATCTCTTTGGGGTGGCTTCCGTACGGTGGGATGTACAATCCTTGGATTTGATCATCATCAACTTGTTCAATCAATGACAAGTATTTTTgcattatattcttttaatgcAGAGAAGTCGTGTCGGgacaaaatcgtcattttgcaCAGCATTCATCCTATAGTCGTCAATCTTAGGGAATCTTGCACACACGCGTGCGCGCGATGTTAATGATCACTTCATTAATGATATCGCAATCCGATTACACACATCACTTTACAGTCATAAAGAATGTTAAAGCACACGTCCGTAACACACATATCTACGTATTTACTCTTCAAACTCttcttctcatttttcttcatattATGCATAACGCACTTTGTAAAACTTTAGAAggtgttttctttttcccctgaAACCAAAAGAACATGTCTTAATATGGCAGTAGAGTTGGGGATGATGGGGACTTGAAGGGAAAGTGGGGATCTATTACCAGATCCTTCGATAGGTATCTTTCActccttttatgcatatacgtccgtacatatatatatatatatatatatatatatctcccAATTTCCCCTCTGCTCCTCCTTAGCTCTTTCTCAAATATAACAAAAGACGACTGTTTCGGGGGTTGACAGAAAATTGTTTAGATAAATTTTGAACTTTCCTTGCTCTTGTTTTTTTGCATGGAATGAGAGGTTTCGTCATTAGATTAAGACATGAAATTCAAGAGCTGTCGAAATTCAATTTGCCTATGTGTCCTGGAAATTCTCTCTACGTGACAGGTGGTGCAATGGACACCTTTTG
The sequence above is drawn from the Punica granatum isolate Tunisia-2019 chromosome 5, ASM765513v2, whole genome shotgun sequence genome and encodes:
- the LOC116206660 gene encoding cytochrome P450 85A-like, with amino-acid sequence MAVYVLVLVALILCLLCLSTALLKWNEVRYRKKGLPPGTMGWPVFGETTEFLKQGPNFMKNQRARYGSFFKSHILGCPTIVSMDPDINRYVLMNEAKGLVPGYPQSMLDILGKCNIAAVHGSTHRYMRGALLSLVSSTMIRDQLLPKIDHFLRSHLSNWDSSTIDIQEKTKEMALLSSLKQIAGIESGPMSEEFMPEFFKLVLGTLSLPIDLPGTNYRRGLQARKNIISMLRKLIEERKASMETHDHRDMLSSLMRSDENRQKLTDEEIIDQIITILYSGYETVSTTSMMAVKYLHDHPKVLQQLREEHLEIRGRKRPEDPIEWDDFKSMSFTRAVIYETSRLATIVNGVLRKTTQDMELNGFVIPKGWRIYIYTREMNYNPYLYPDPLVFNPWRWLDKSQESINNNLMFGGGTRQCPGKELGVAEISTFLHYFVIRYRWEEVGGDKLMKFPRVEAPYGLHIRVQNLY